In the genome of Spirochaetia bacterium, one region contains:
- a CDS encoding carbohydrate ABC transporter permease, which produces MSERKVNATQYVVLTIIALAFLMPHVWLVLASLDTNASQALHLPRHWTLGNFTDVLSNARNLSGFGVGLVISLVQSSIVVVVSGLAAYPLSRYHLSYKKTFMYSILFMTALPMIAVIVPVYKMFLSVHLLDSITGVILYLSASSLPYGIWLMKNFMDGVPFELEEAAKIEGAGTLATLKDVIAPLMFPGICVTFIYTFSGSWGNFFVPYILLSSQDKLPASVLLYQYFGQHGTIAYGPLAAFSIIYALPSILLYILSQNYMSKGFTLAGASKG; this is translated from the coding sequence ATGAGTGAACGAAAAGTAAATGCAACACAGTATGTGGTCCTGACAATCATCGCCCTAGCCTTTCTCATGCCGCATGTCTGGCTGGTGTTGGCTTCCTTGGATACCAATGCAAGCCAAGCGCTCCACTTGCCACGGCATTGGACGCTCGGCAACTTTACCGACGTACTTTCCAATGCCCGCAACCTTTCAGGCTTCGGAGTAGGACTGGTGATATCGCTGGTTCAGTCTTCTATCGTAGTCGTAGTGTCAGGGTTGGCGGCCTATCCCCTGTCCCGCTACCACCTTAGCTACAAGAAGACCTTCATGTACTCGATCCTGTTCATGACGGCCCTGCCGATGATCGCCGTCATTGTCCCGGTATACAAGATGTTCCTGAGCGTCCATCTGCTGGACAGCATCACGGGAGTAATCCTCTACCTGTCTGCGTCTTCACTGCCCTACGGTATATGGCTGATGAAGAACTTCATGGACGGCGTACCCTTTGAACTCGAAGAAGCCGCCAAGATAGAAGGAGCGGGGACCTTGGCCACACTGAAGGATGTCATAGCTCCGCTGATGTTCCCCGGAATCTGCGTCACCTTCATCTACACGTTCTCAGGCAGCTGGGGAAACTTCTTCGTTCCCTATATCCTGCTCAGTTCGCAGGACAAGCTACCCGCATCGGTGTTGCTGTACCAATACTTCGGTCAGCATGGCACCATTGCCTACGGACCATTGGCAGCATTCTCAATCATCTATGCCCTGCCGTCGATCCTGCTGTACATACTCTCACAGAACTACATGTCCAAAGGCTTCACTCTCGCAGGAGCCTCAAAGGGCTGA
- a CDS encoding glycosyl hydrolase-related protein: MVLIKERIGKLIEYLGKLRYPMTQPIEHYRMLQSNERFTDVAKLDTSTWKEFDHSQIWGGHRVYYWFDTSVVIPEDFAGMPVFFELRTGKENQWDATNPQFSFYVDGKLTQGMDVNHRLALLCKDAVPGTSYRITLSAFTGDQNFSLKLDGSIKPLDKEVDLYWYDLKVPYDVARLLPSDDTDYIAIIKALNESLNLLDMRKEDSPAFRESLGRAHAYLKQTLYGNLCGPRPVKVYCIGHTHIDCAWLWTHRVTQDKAVRSFSTVLELMREYPEYVFMSSQPLLYQYVKKNAPDIYAQIKQRVKEGRWEVEGGMYVEADCNLASGESLVRQFQHGLSFFKEEFGKDNSILWLPDVFGYSAALPQIMKKCGLSYFMTTKISWNEFNKMPYDTFEWEGIDGSKVLTHFIPTRDYHRAAVEGSVETEHFTSYNGYINPSQMKGSWERYSQKDLNNETLCCFGYGDGGGGPTRDMLENQRRLAQGIPGCPQTVMSRAGDFFRKLEAEVKGSKYLPKWVGELYLEYHRGTYTSMAKNKKYNRKSEFAYENNECYATLSTELLGCAYPGKELYQAWELILSNQFHDILPGSSIKEVYDDSTADYEYLSMKSQKLRNVSLSQLTDAIGAQKGSLILFNPNSKSTRECFAFTAGNEVKGLTDGTDHLPVQRLADGTLICLAPKIPSKGYLTLETETEQKWTASSKLIVKKDHLENNFFSLDFNAKGQLRSIYDKRASREIVPEGSCANRIVSYEDRPHNFDAWDVNNYYTEKSWEVDDVSGWDVVEEGPVRACIRIERKYLDSTITQYIYIYAGLDRIDIRNVINWKEHQIFLKDWFPVDVHAQEATFDIQYGNVRRTTHSNTSWDFAKFEVCVHKWLDISEDGFGVSFLNDCKYGCSVKDGKVGLSMLKSAIYPNPEADKELHEFTYAIYPHVGNWRDADTVGQAYGLNNPLEVRMKQTVGGKLPLSLSFVSVDCENVVIEVVKEAEDGKGMIIRLYECYNRRCPVTLNFACPIASIVECNMIEQGFEPVSLLSETSASFTILPYEIKTFRVQFT; the protein is encoded by the coding sequence ATGGTCTTGATCAAAGAAAGAATAGGGAAGCTGATCGAATATCTGGGAAAGCTCAGATACCCAATGACTCAGCCGATAGAACACTACAGGATGCTTCAAAGCAACGAAAGATTTACGGATGTCGCTAAGCTGGACACTTCGACGTGGAAGGAGTTCGACCATTCCCAGATATGGGGAGGTCACAGGGTCTACTACTGGTTCGATACCTCCGTAGTCATTCCGGAGGATTTTGCAGGGATGCCGGTGTTCTTCGAACTACGTACGGGAAAGGAAAACCAGTGGGATGCGACGAATCCGCAGTTTTCCTTCTATGTTGACGGAAAGCTCACCCAAGGGATGGATGTCAACCATCGCCTTGCCCTACTGTGCAAAGACGCCGTGCCGGGTACTTCGTACCGCATTACGCTTTCAGCCTTCACCGGAGACCAGAATTTCTCCCTGAAGCTTGACGGGTCCATCAAACCCTTGGACAAGGAAGTCGACCTCTATTGGTATGACCTGAAGGTTCCCTACGATGTCGCCAGGCTGTTGCCATCCGATGACACGGATTATATTGCCATCATCAAGGCACTCAATGAATCCCTCAACCTGCTGGATATGAGGAAGGAAGATTCTCCTGCATTCAGGGAAAGCCTGGGCCGTGCCCATGCCTATCTCAAGCAGACGCTCTACGGGAATCTCTGCGGTCCCCGGCCGGTCAAGGTGTATTGTATCGGACATACCCACATTGACTGTGCATGGCTGTGGACACATCGGGTTACACAAGACAAGGCTGTCAGAAGTTTCTCAACGGTACTGGAACTGATGAGGGAATATCCCGAGTACGTGTTCATGTCAAGCCAGCCTCTGCTCTACCAGTATGTCAAGAAGAATGCACCCGATATATATGCACAGATCAAGCAACGGGTCAAGGAAGGCCGGTGGGAAGTCGAAGGCGGCATGTACGTCGAAGCAGATTGCAACCTTGCCAGCGGAGAATCCTTGGTCAGGCAATTCCAGCATGGGCTCTCCTTCTTCAAGGAAGAATTCGGCAAGGACAACAGTATCCTCTGGCTTCCTGATGTCTTCGGCTATTCTGCCGCACTGCCCCAAATCATGAAGAAATGCGGGCTTTCTTACTTCATGACGACCAAGATCAGCTGGAATGAATTCAACAAGATGCCCTATGACACCTTCGAATGGGAGGGCATCGACGGATCGAAGGTCCTGACGCACTTCATTCCAACGCGGGACTATCACCGGGCCGCGGTGGAAGGTAGCGTCGAAACCGAACACTTCACGTCCTACAACGGCTACATCAACCCGAGCCAGATGAAGGGCAGCTGGGAACGCTACAGCCAGAAAGACCTGAACAATGAGACTCTCTGCTGCTTCGGCTATGGAGACGGCGGCGGTGGACCGACGAGAGACATGCTCGAGAATCAACGGAGGCTGGCCCAAGGTATTCCTGGCTGCCCCCAGACGGTGATGAGCCGTGCGGGAGATTTCTTCCGTAAGCTTGAAGCTGAAGTCAAGGGCAGCAAGTATCTACCGAAATGGGTCGGTGAACTCTATCTTGAGTACCATCGTGGGACCTACACCAGTATGGCCAAAAACAAAAAGTACAACCGAAAGAGTGAATTTGCCTATGAGAACAATGAATGTTATGCAACTCTTTCCACCGAACTGCTGGGCTGTGCCTATCCAGGAAAGGAATTGTATCAGGCATGGGAACTCATCCTGAGCAACCAGTTCCATGACATTCTTCCCGGATCTTCGATCAAAGAAGTCTATGATGATTCCACGGCCGACTACGAGTACCTTTCCATGAAAAGTCAAAAGCTCAGGAATGTTTCGCTTTCCCAGCTTACAGATGCAATCGGGGCCCAGAAAGGTTCGCTGATCCTGTTCAACCCCAACAGCAAGAGCACACGTGAATGCTTTGCCTTCACTGCCGGGAATGAGGTCAAGGGTTTGACCGATGGTACCGACCATCTGCCGGTGCAGAGGCTTGCCGACGGGACACTGATTTGCCTTGCTCCGAAGATTCCGTCCAAGGGTTACCTTACCCTCGAAACGGAAACGGAACAGAAATGGACGGCTTCTTCAAAGCTGATCGTAAAGAAAGACCATCTGGAAAACAACTTTTTTTCATTGGACTTCAATGCCAAGGGCCAGCTCCGGAGTATCTATGACAAACGGGCTTCACGGGAAATCGTTCCTGAAGGCAGCTGTGCAAACAGGATCGTCAGCTATGAGGACCGTCCCCATAACTTCGATGCCTGGGATGTAAACAACTACTATACTGAGAAGTCATGGGAGGTTGATGACGTCTCAGGCTGGGATGTGGTGGAGGAAGGCCCGGTCAGGGCATGCATCAGGATCGAACGGAAGTATCTGGATTCCACCATTACCCAGTATATCTACATATATGCCGGATTGGACAGGATTGACATAAGGAACGTCATCAATTGGAAGGAACATCAGATATTCCTTAAGGATTGGTTCCCTGTCGATGTGCATGCACAGGAAGCAACCTTTGACATACAGTATGGGAACGTCAGACGGACAACCCACAGCAATACCTCATGGGACTTCGCCAAGTTCGAAGTCTGTGTCCACAAGTGGCTGGACATTAGCGAGGATGGATTCGGTGTCAGCTTCCTCAATGACTGCAAGTATGGATGCAGCGTCAAGGATGGCAAGGTCGGATTGTCGATGCTCAAGTCGGCAATCTACCCCAATCCGGAAGCTGACAAGGAACTGCATGAGTTCACCTATGCAATCTATCCCCATGTCGGGAACTGGAGGGATGCCGACACGGTCGGTCAGGCCTATGGGCTGAACAATCCCCTGGAAGTCAGGATGAAGCAGACAGTCGGTGGCAAGCTCCCCCTGTCATTGTCCTTCGTTTCAGTTGACTGTGAGAATGTCGTGATTGAAGTAGTCAAGGAAGCGGAAGATGGCAAGGGAATGATCATCCGGCTGTACGAATGCTACAACAGACGTTGTCCAGTCACATTGAATTTCGCTTGTCCGATTGCATCGATTGTAGAATGCAACATGATTGAACAAGGCTTTGAACCGGTTTCCCTTTTGTCGGAGACGAGCGCAAGCTTCACCATACTGCCTTATGAAATCAAGA
- a CDS encoding sugar ABC transporter permease — protein MAADSIDRKAKIRYDLKKSVLLIPAIVLMVAFFIIPILLTVYYSFTNLALTGSNAKNFHFIGFENYTTMFTDPRMWASIRVTLLFLVGSLVGQSVIGFLVAYLMQRKNQAFRSFVGPCILAGWVMPEIVVALCCFAFFDTSGTMNTLLRALHLPGVKWIYGHPMLTIILANIWHGTAFSMLNYQSALGNVSSSIEEAARVDGATRLQTLFRIILPCIKDTIGTNTMLNTLSTLGVFGLIWAMTGGGPGNATTTLPIYMYYQGLKNFQLGQGTAIGMVLLFVGTLCSIVYTMILKNED, from the coding sequence ATGGCTGCTGACAGCATAGACAGAAAAGCCAAGATAAGGTATGACCTGAAGAAATCAGTATTGCTGATTCCTGCAATTGTACTGATGGTGGCATTCTTTATCATCCCGATCCTGCTTACCGTATACTATTCATTTACCAATCTGGCGTTGACAGGATCGAATGCCAAGAACTTTCATTTCATCGGTTTCGAAAACTATACGACGATGTTCACCGATCCCAGGATGTGGGCCAGTATCCGCGTCACGTTGCTGTTCCTTGTGGGGAGCCTGGTCGGACAATCCGTGATCGGTTTCCTCGTAGCCTATCTCATGCAACGGAAGAACCAGGCATTCAGAAGCTTTGTCGGACCGTGCATCCTGGCCGGATGGGTCATGCCGGAAATCGTCGTTGCCTTATGCTGCTTTGCATTCTTCGACACCTCAGGAACAATGAACACCTTGCTCAGGGCCCTCCACCTTCCCGGCGTCAAATGGATCTACGGACATCCGATGCTTACCATCATCCTTGCAAACATCTGGCATGGCACAGCCTTTTCCATGCTGAACTATCAGTCGGCACTCGGCAATGTCTCGTCCTCGATTGAGGAAGCAGCCCGAGTGGACGGAGCAACAAGGCTCCAGACGCTGTTCAGGATCATCCTGCCCTGCATCAAGGATACCATCGGTACCAACACCATGCTCAACACGCTTTCGACACTCGGTGTGTTCGGTCTCATCTGGGCAATGACTGGAGGCGGACCTGGGAATGCAACGACGACGCTCCCGATCTACATGTATTATCAGGGGTTGAAGAACTTCCAGCTGGGGCAGGGAACTGCAATCGGCATGGTGTTGCTGTTCGTCGGTACTCTCTGCAGCATCGTCTATACGATGATACTCAAGAACGAAGACTAG